The Mytilus edulis chromosome 5, xbMytEdul2.2, whole genome shotgun sequence genomic interval aaaaccAAAAGctaaacaaatcaaacgaatgtgTTTTCTTTAcggataaatttttaaaatgatcctatttttttttatagctgagcctctcacttgtatgacagtagtatgaaattccatcatattgacgacaatgtgtgaacaaaaaaaacccagatatataaggtaaaaatgtaaaaagaagtatTATTACAATATTAGTTTAGTACTGTTATCCTTGTTATTTTCGATACTAGCACAGTAGTTTTATATATAGCTATAGCCTCTCCCAGTGGTAGAGCTATCCCCTCACTATTACCTCTTGTTGCTTCTGTCACAATACAGTGTATCCACCAGTTATATATACTGTAGCTCAAGCCTCACCCAGTTGTAGAGCTATCCATAACTGATAACTTTCTTTGCTCTAGTTACAATACATTGTATTCACCAGTTGTTTATAATGTAGCTTCAGCTTGTCATAGCTACCGCGCTATACCTTCAACGATTCCTCTTATCGCCCCTGTCACAATATGTTGTACTCACCAGATCTATCTATTGTATCTACAGCCTCACCTAGTTGTAGAGCTATCCCCTAACCAATACCTCTAGTTGCTCCAGTTACGATACATTATACTCACCAGTTATATAAACTATAGTTCAATCCTCACCCAGTTGTAGAGCCATCCCCATACTAATACATCTAGTTACTCCAGTCACAATACAGTGTACTCACCAGTTATATATACTGTAGCTCCAGCCTCACCTAGTTGTAAAGCTATACCTTTACTTATACCTCTAGTTGCTCTTGTCACATTACAGTGTACTCACCAGTTATTTTTAAAGCCTCACCCAGTTGTAGAGCGACCATCCCCATACTAATACCTCTAGTTACTCCAGTCACAATACAGTGTACTCACCAGTTATATATACTGTAGCTCCAGCCTCACCTAGTTGTAAAGCTATACCTTTACCAATACCTCTTGTTGCTCCAGTTACGATACATACTTTTCCAGACAAAGACTtagtcattttgatttttttgtgcaGGGGTAATCTATTTTTCCAAATACCTTTTAATCTGAAATAAAAGATTGAGCACACATATTTTGGTTAGATCTTACTTGCAAGAATATATACAAAATAGTATCTAATTTGTAAATCTTCTTAAAGGTTAACAAGTTTCAACAGGAGGGTTCCGTTACTGTTGTAACATAAGATTTGACACTGATAATCATGGCAGAGGAAATAATTAGATGTGAATAGGAACACGtactaatttatatataattccgAATGATATAGTTTAACATCGCATTGCTCTGAAAAAAACCCAGTGTGAAATTTATTACAGATTTAATGCTCCTACAGATATTTCTCGATACCATAATTTATTGATATAACAATAACACTTacctttgacatatatatatatatataagtcctAATATTCAGACTTGCAATGAGTTTATATCAACAACAACATCTCCTCCTCTAGGTTATATAATGACACAATGTCTTATCATTACATGCATATATGATTTAAACACATTATAAACTTGATGCAGAATTGTCATTTGTCAGTAGGATCCTTATATAAGAAACACTAATTAAACTTCTCAAATATTAACCGGTGATATCATGTGTGTTACCTGTGGTGTGTATACAAACAGAAATTCATTAACATATAGTACATCTAATAATAGAATGTGTGTATTTTTAGATAGACAATTTGAATATCAGATTTTTTGAACTTGGAATAAAGAACGTTACTTCATAAAATATATGCATCAATCCCCTCGTGTATTATTTGCAAAggtgatacggaatatttatcaacaaggtcttgataCCTTCCGATGATCTTGTTTTTTGAAGAAGAACAAATTAAGACGTTCATTTACCATACACCTAGCCGGTTCATCAACTGTCTGTCCaaacactggtgacgttttacagagtatgagtagcagctgcaagatcttgaataccgaataagtaaaacaaaatgtatatatatcctatatatacatgatataggtgaagttggtatattactataGGCTAACGTGGGAGAAATTCATTATCTCAAAATTAAAATCCTctcgtttatcatagattttggTATTGAGATGAccgtgtaagtcaaattcgaggtatTAATTAAAATGAGACTGAAAAAGCCGTGTCTGTTGtgtctttaatttctagttctggatgATATCATAATGGATCAAAATGAGAAAAGtttagtctttttatttttgacaagtgtttgaaggaactccgactcatacgaaaataagaagaggtcggctcGAAGAGGCGAATTACAGATCGTTCTCGCAGGAATTTCaacaatttgttaatttttttacacCAAATTTTACACATATGTTGTAAAACAGAAATTCCAGCAAACTGAtgacttgttcctctgtgtagcattTTTCAAGTATTTGTTCACCATAGAAAAATACGCCGTTTGGTATCCCGAAGTAATATAATTCATAGCACATGCTTTaattttttatgttgaaaagcattgtggacAGGACAAGTTTATCGACAGGATTTACGGACTCAAAGGGACACACATTTGCGCCCCTTCATCAGCAGACATGATCTTTCGGTGTGGTTTGAATCACAgccaaactcagtaaagatcAATCTAAATTCGATTGAATTGATAAATGATGAAATACGGCAAACACACGATTTGATGTTTATTTATCATTACACTGAATTTAGTCTATGTGTACCGGTTGTCAACTTAgtcttgaaaaaaaatgatttatttattagctTCAACTGGTTTTGAACAAGCTTAAACAAGTTCCTTATGgtgtaactacaatctccttccgttttcacgaatgtgacctaccgtataagactatttaccgggtttataataacatgagcaatacgacgggtgccgcatgtagagcaggttctacttacccttccggagcacccgagatcacccccatgttttggttgggttcgtgttgtctggtctttagttttctatgtcgtgttcTGTGTAATattattgtctgtttgtctttttccgttttagccatgacgttgtcagtttattttcgatctatgagtttgactatccctctggtatcgttcgccccCTCTTTTAAGTATCTACATGAACTAGTATTCTTAGATTGGACATTGAGTCTTTTGTCTTTATGTTCATATATAATTGTAGCCATTTTCAACCGACACTGTCACACGTCCGAAGGAGGATTTAGGGTACACATAGTCAGATTTGTAATCCAACAACATTCTTATAATGTTCATGTTCAAAATCAGGTACCAGCAATTAAGAATTTGTTCTTGATTGAAGTTtctcttatttgtttttcgtttattgttttcttATGAGTTATATTGGTTTTCACGTTTGCTTTATTTCTTATATACAGTTTACACCAGTGACTCCTATTATAGTAAGTCATTATTTGTGAGAATTTCAAATAACTGAAGTTGGaaggtaagtattacttattatttCACTGCACTAACTTCAAACAAACAACCTTTCACTGAagcaatttgttaaaatataatacGATATCTTATGTCAAAGacttttatgcgactgtcatacaaatgagaggttaagcaagctttaaaactaggttaattccaccattttctacatcagaaaatgtctgtaccaaataaaggcaacatgagtataccgcttttcgaaagtcataaatcagtTGAGAGaatacaaatccgggttacaaactaaaactgacgtaaacacatcaactataagaggaaaacgtcaaaacaacagaaacactgaagtgcaacaaaaaaacaaaacaataatgcaacacacacagaaacgaactataagataacctCCGCCGTTTTCCTGACTTGGTCCcggatttttgaagaaaaaaatggtgggttgaaactGGTTTTGCTGCTAGAAAACATCGCGCTTTCATGGCAATGTTAATAATAACACTAAAATGACcgcattacatgacaggactacagttcaaataaatacaagaacattcaggacagagaaatacacaaataaacattacaaaaggATTTCGacatgttaatagttatcaaaggtaccaggcttataatttgatacaccatacaatgaaagccaaacaagtacaaagttgaagagcattgatgaaccaaaattctaaaaagtggtgccaaataggGCTAAGGTTATCCATGCCTGGACTAAAAGATACTTGTATTAGAATAATTCTtacttttgaaaacagtaaatttataaatatgaccatataattgatgttcatgtcaacatcgaagtagtgactaaccacagaataaaaacgaacacgtaaaacaaaATAAGGAAAGCACATAAAACAGCACAAAATAACCATGCATAATCACCGACTACAAAACGCTACAAAATGAAGTCATATGTAAAATTGACGTCACAgataaatttctaaaagtttgataccaagtcaggaatatgacagttgttatcgattcgtttgatgtgtttgagctttcaaTTTTGCAATTCGATTAGgggctttccgttttgattttcctCTGCAATTCTAACTGCAATTTTGGGAAATTGTTTGAGTAATTGCTATTGAGATAGGCCTAAGCATCCAGGAAACCACAGTAAATAATCAGCAACATTATGAttgtgtttgtgttgcttagtctttggttATTCATGTCGTgtgtgtttgtctgtttttcgtTTTTCGCCATGGTATTGTTCGCTTGTTTTTCGATTTATCAGACTGAATATCCCTTTGTTATCCTTCCCCTCTTTTATACATGACAATAACACTTTTATCTATAGGCACCTATGTTTTTGTCgcatatatttatcaaataattgcGAACCTTAAACTTTAAACCTTCTTTTTGGTTGAAGTGGGACAATGAAAATTTATCTGAACTGCAGTTTAATGAATATGTTAACAGTTAACTTCTTTGACTTAAAGATTGCAATATACATACAtggtttgtttaatttatttttcttgttcaATAAACAAGTGTACAAAACTATCTAttcttaattatttttcaatCGGATTCTATACTATTGGAAATGAATagcatgaaaaatattaaaactggATAACAGAGATGGCAGAAGGTAATGATGAAGAAACAAGAAATATAATTTGTATGCTGAAAACATATTTATGAACATTacgaataaaaaataaacttcatctttagttaatattgacattttaatttcaatttctatAAATGATGCACAAATGTATAGCTGTAATATCTATTTGGATACATACCGTGTTGGAAGGATGAATAGTTTGTACATGTCACAGACAGTTATTGACAGTTTGTACATGTCACAGACAGTTATTGACAGTTTGTACATGTCACAGACAGTTATTGACACTTTGTACATGTCACAGACAGTTATTGACAGTTTGTACATGTCACAGACAGTTATTGACAGTTTACTGTTGTAATATTACTACAAATGATTCATAAATAATGATATAACTTAAAACTTGTTTCCTGCTGCAGCCAACATCCATTTGGGAATGTAAACGAAACCAGGAATAACACTGGCAAGCCGTCTTGTACTTGGACTCAGTTTTAAAATGGACTTCACCTGTCTTATGTTCTGAGGATCTTTTCCTAAAATCATATTGAAAACAATTGGTATACATAGGATAAGCTAACTAACTTGTACATCATCTGTTACAAAAGCGATGGTTCATAGCTAGGCAAGGTGTTGGAATTTCTTAAATTCTAGAGAAATTCAAATCGTTCTgatacttaaaataattaaacatacaaaatgtcGTTATAGATATTTTTGAAAGCAGCTGCGTCATTAAGTCCACTCACTAATTATCTAAGAGAGTTATGTACAGttattgatttcaaatatatatattcttttgttagATTAAATTTTTTGGGAAATATGACAAagcaaatattataaagaaaatccTTTGGTTAAGAATAAGAGTAAAATACAGTATCCATTTCCGCTAGCTTAAGAGGAAATGCAAACACAAAGGCGGACAAATTTATCAATTGAGGATTTCGTTAGCCATAGGATAATTCAAAATGGACTGTAAAGGGGGGAATAACTTCCCAATTTCGTCATGCATCAGCCGATAACATTAACAATGTTAAGTTCGTTTTTTTCTTTAACACGGACAAtgaagtttttaaatttattccCAAAGACAAAgctgaaaattatttaaaaggtgaatgcatatatgttttaagtgtcaatttttgacaaaaaaaaatttgagaagaGAGATTGAAAACACACAAGGGGTATTCACATACAAAAGTGTGAATAACGACAAAACCACAAACaacaaaacataatttagaaaactaaatacttaaCAGCACAAGCCCCACAAAAATCGGTAGGTATCATGTGCTCTGGAATGATAAGCAGATCATTCTCCATGACTTTATGTAAATGTTGacttgaaatttttcattgctcCAGACTATTTAGTCTCtcttcaaaaatatttaacatgcAAACAGTCGCAGTAATAGTCCAGATGGGTCATTTGCTATTACTCTATTTggctttaaacattttttgattccagcgtcactgatgagtcttttgtagacaaaacgcacgtctgacgtaaatacaaaattttaatcctggtatctatgatgagtttatttacatattgtGATACCATTATGCTTaacgaaaaaacaaatgtattgatttaaaaaaatcattggtTTTATATGGTCGGTCACTGTGATGAAAAAACAAGACCGTCCACAGCTGAATCGAGCATAATATTGCGGTATGATCGAGGCGGaaacatataaattatatttacCGTCAATGTCTTTAAATCCATATTCTTTTCCAAGGTCTGCAGTTGTTAAAATTCTTCcagattttttaattatttttggatCTGAAATGAACAcagaattttatttaaatcattttgaaattcatgATTTACATAGTTACCTCGTGTACAATATATTGATTTGTTTCAACGAATAATAGCGAAtccccaaaaaatgaaaaataatataatatttgatttattgacTACATCTTTATGcttttctttatttcattgtatatatttcattatgaatgaagtttgcCTCGGTTATTGGCTTTCctaaaataaagatttattcTGTTTTCTTGACTGTTGGAGAAAAGAGTCATATAGTTCCCTGAAAATTTTACAAATCTACTACTGTGCAGCTCTATATTGCCAAATAAATCAATGTACACCCAAATCAAGAAAAAGAACAGTTCTACTCTTAAAACAGGGATAACATGAGTTAGTAATTCAAACCATCAATTGCAATATTCAGAATAAGggtaaaatcaatttttatttgcACTGATAGTtcaaataattgtaatttcaaggacattttaatttgtattgtCACATAACTAGTGATAAGTTCTGTAATTCGACTAGTTTTGTGCTATATCATTATTTCTTTTGTGTTCGATGATAATTAAATCTAATGGTAATTTTTGGATGGCATACAACTTTCAAACATACTTTTTACCAAATGCAAAGAAACTCGAAAGCTCATAAAACTGTTTCATTTATGAAAATCGTTTGGAAAGGTTAAAACAATATATCCACAACGCTACATGTACTAGTATCAAAATCGTTTACGCctcaattgtttattttttaatttcttttgagTTTCAGTACCAGCTCATGATGTGTTGTGATAAATAATAGAGATGATGTAATGATTTTTTTACCCTGTGGACAGTTGTAGGTACATTGTGTATAATAACTTCTATATGGGGGATAATTCAAATAAAGCAACACTTTTTATAGAACAAATCCATATACCTGTTGCTAAAGCTACGATCGCTTTGCCTGCAAATTCAGTGCTCTCTGCATTTTCGACCATCGCACCTGTGTCAACTTTTGGCatcttaaaataaatgtttcatatttgtaaaagatatgctcacaatattttattctacatACTAATCGTATCTAAACAGATATTCTAATCAATATATGGCTTTAATtgaaactttttgaaaaataaatatacacaattaAAGTCTATCGGTAAACAAACGGCCTTTAGAAAAAGACGAGTATTTGTAAAATATGGCATGCTCTAAATCGTCCGAgtgtaaaacagatgaaaatgagTAAACAGAGATTGTTAAAGgtctaaaaacattaaaaaaaaaaaaaacgcaataaaaaaaaccaaagaccATTCTAATCTAAATAAATCACGGACAAAGTTCTACATGAGGAGTATAGGAACATGAACAAGTAACGGGATAAAATAGGTTTATTTTACCTTTCAACCGGAACAAAACGGTAAAGATAAGACcagtaaagaaaacaaacaattctACTatgaaagtatataaaaaaaacaagaacacgTAATATGCAAGAAAAAAAAGAGAATCAAGATAAAATCAGACTAACGTGGCTTACTGTTTTTATAATCTAgttcaaagtttttaaaagagATACAAAAGATATCAAGTCAAAGACCAACTGACAACGACAGggttaaaaaacgaaaaacatacatagaaaacaaaagtctAAAATATCTGCCGATAAGGATAACACGAAAAGTGGATGTTACCATATATACATTTCTATACTAGTATAAACCAGTGTAATTGACAGAAAAAAGAAggtctgcttcatatcttgatctCTGCTCGATATTGGCACATATTGACTACTTCAAACTAGAACCTACCAACTTCCTATTTCTCAgcagtacaaaaaaaaacatcgtatggtgtttatatatatcaGTTTTATACGTTACGCTCGGTGGGCATGTTCCAATTATAAGATTAGGGTATTCTCAATTCACAAagactattagttacatagtgtgccaGTGACCTTATACGGTATATATGGAATTtcctgaccccatatataccgtattacgtcactagcacactatgtaacgaatttatcttaccgactatttACGTgagaaattaagactagtgacctatcaaaatgagcaagtcttcaatactgttagcattaagaaactacttccaatgatcctacaaaaacagacgccaacaataacaacttgttaggttcaaatgtgttttatgaatttatttcaatcttaatcatcaatttcttcgtctgttgaaaccttttagtttttttatcagtaccgttttgtttttatatagggACGtaactaaccgtgtatgaaataaaccCCGCCTCCcttctaacctaatatggaatataaagggacgtaacaccactactaaccgtgtatgaaataagccccgcctccctactaacctaatatgaaatatgcACGGTCTTCACGCGGTTGCTTTAACCAAttatattcctagaaatgtataggaggtaagataaaactAAGTACCCCATCAGAGTTACGACGAAGATCAAACGAAATCGACACTATATTGGTTTTACGTTAACTATCACAACTTGTTGATCTTTATGATATGCCAGTTACTCAACTAACTAATGAAAAGTTTTGCGGTTTTGAATTTCTAGATACTGGTGTAGTCTAGTCATCAGATCTGTTCTTTAATTAATTGTCTCAAGTTGTGACATTTTGAATAAGTGAACTTTCAAGTCGGTGCTCGatcatttttgacaattttactgtttttcgtttgttttcctcttacaatTGATGTgtgttccctcggttttagtttgtaaaccggatttgttttctttcaatggATTTACGACGTTTGAAcattggtatactactgtttcctttattgaGTTCGTgtgtttgttaccttgatttgtctTTTTTAGGAGATCAGAACATCGGTGAAATACCATAGCCATAACTAACCTATCAGAATTATGTTCTTACATCTTCGGGCACTGCTTTATCAAATTTCTTTATGACGTCTGTCTCAATCATATGTTCCATATGTTCTGTTTTTACAAGACCAGGCCATAAACTGACAAACGATACATTCATTTTCTTTAGTTCAACAGCACAATCTGCAGCCATTCTATCCATCTGAAAAGTAGTTTTTACCTTTAATATAAACAAAGCTTCGGAATGACGATTACCCTTTCCCTGGTCAGAACATGAACAATATACACCTCATTAGACAAAACGCAAATAATCTAGATAATTAATCccaatgatattttaaataatgaaaacttCAACAAGGAAATGAAAATTCTCATAAACAAGGAGATGCTTGCGTTCTCTAACTTCATTATAACTTATGGTGCATGTGCTAAATTACATGTTGAACACTattgtaacatttatttttaatattttgttttcaaatttctttttgtttatgatCATGATTTAATGATCAAGATGATTGATTTCCgaggttcgtttctgtgtgtgttacactgtcgttttgatttttgttgcactttagtttttctgttgtttcgttgttttcctcttatagttgatgtgttttccatcggttttagtttgtaacccggatttgtttgctctcaatcgatttattaatttcgaatagcggtatactactgttaacTTTATTTAGCCAGTACACACAGCAAATTTTTCCTTCTTAGTATGGAAGAAATTAATATGTAGAATCAAgattacaataaagaataaaaagacTACAAATAGACAGCATATTACTCACAGCCTCTTTGCCAACACCGTATGGTACATTAAACAAATACCGAAGCCCTCCTATGGATGATATGTTGACAATGAGACCAGATTTTCTAACTGTCATTAATTTTGCTGCATGAACCGAACATAAGTAGTTATTCCTACAAAAAGATGCATATTTTCAATAAGGTATCTGgaataaataatatttacaagAAAGAGTTTTTAAGACATTATTTGAAACTGGTAGTAAaagagaagttttttttttatttagtagaATTAAAAACAACAACTTTGCAGTAATGTTTTCTCACCATTAAGTGGGATacgatataaataaaataaattttgtatgacaattttatttacaaacaaatatacatgagtgtcaagaactcgttggaagtacttgataaattgcatgcttatattggtgattttgaatctgttccaAGTTTCGAATTTTCTActctgtataccacattgcctcacattctcattaagaaaaattcacacacctaattaaatgggcatttaaaaaatcagaaagtgaatatatatgttcaaactcttttaggtcattttttagtagcaataaacaaaaacactatgtcaattggacatgctttgatactatatatgcccttgaatttttactaaataacatttttgttcgctttggggattccgtatatcgtcagattatcggaattccaatggtgACTAACTGTGCATCACTTATtacggacctgtttttgtattgctatgagttacaatttataacaaaaataagcaaagactcatcgaaacaacatctgataaacaaatttaataatacttttagatatttggatgatattttggctctcaataatgacgagctcagtatgtatattaaagaaatttatcctgttgaacttactttaaataaagctaatactaacaatgaccactgccctttcctcgatcttgataactatatcactaacggaaagctgaatactaaaatttatgataaaagagatgatttttcattttctatcgttaattatccatttttagatggtgacgttcccttgtcaccatcttacggtgtttatgtatctcaacttgtacgattcgctcgtgtatgaaacaatgttttagattttaacgagagaaatttatgtattactgaaaaattattacaccagggttttcgatatcacaaactagtcaaaacatttactaaattttatcatcggtataaggacatcattcgtaaatatagctcaacatgcagacttcttatacgttcaggtatttcacatccaatttgttttggaaatattctttataaagcacaaaggtgtcagtattcacctcaaaaactaacaaaacatttgaatagacttattaagaagagatatagttacgatactgttgtcaggtcattaaagattgcatattttggcgttaatattgattcacttatagtactgcaactgacatcgaaaaagacgcttagttaacgagtttaatagtccggaataacacacggctgcaaattgttttaaatgataaaataatatctatattttaatttccgtcgggtcgtaaaaagtttctatggtcacatttttgtattttatccctttaatgggggtacccctcaatttacggttttgggtagttaccttaaaatccaaaaatgtattttttggttaaatttcccgctattttcgtaaatattttctatgcacatatcatcaaggatcatcggaatgatgaagacataaatataataccatctccaagtaaaactttcaaacttaaagttagcGGTTTTTTAggtagaaatttaacgcgtttttctttgaaaacgagaaaacatatgattcaaaaatagtatttgacatttgagaggacaaaacatattattgcgatactgcatgcaaattttgttgatcaaattccaaacaattttgtcaaaaactctaaaataaaaacatcatttgtaccttttttaattacggaaatatcctatccgtcaatcagctccaccatttattttttccttcaccatcaatttgatagtttcgatgtgattatgtagattttgtaggagaagttaatttatttttgagtgatttgaatatatatagtagttctttcgtgtattttctgtaaataagttatatttttgttaataaaattttgactttatataaaagttaaccaaatccttcggataagaggtttttccggataatgactatagttgacattgtgtaaaaatacattgtatgtcaatgtttaacctcagagcaattaatatgcatgcaagtggtcgggggaaaagtactattgaagattcgcagagatttggtgtatATTCTGCTCtccgtgggcgaatcatcagtgatgttatgaaacttgcaccagaaggcaaaattggtgcgtctttaaattagattgattgattgattgttggttgcttaacgtccagtgacaaatatttcatgcatgttcaagacgagaacaagttaacaataaaaaacaataggtaggttttgtcataatagaggccattcgggatgatgatcgggaaaatttagactgccactggaaaatgatggtatattggattgggacagaaattgtccattgcaacaggccaccttcgGACTCCTCAacaaagagttgatgcaagggttttaacatgcaaagaacgtgacactccctttacacgaggcatcggacttaacgtccccattctgaccggacgtgactgcgaacttaattgatacatcccgcacagtcaaa includes:
- the LOC139522278 gene encoding dehydrogenase/reductase SDR family member 1-like, producing MEKPMSGKVCIVTGATRGIGKGIALQLGQAGATVYITGRTLTAPKDDPVGGSLTETAEEIEKRGGKCIPVQCDHTKDSDIEELFSRVSKEQDGCLDLLVNNAYAAVKAIAENIGVPFWEQPMSMWDTVNNVGLRNNYLCSVHAAKLMTVRKSGLIVNISSIGGLRYLFNVPYGVGKEAMDRMAADCAVELKKMNVSFVSLWPGLVKTEHMEHMIETDVIKKFDKAVPEDMPKVDTGAMVENAESTEFAGKAIVALATDPKIIKKSGRILTTADLGKEYGFKDIDGKDPQNIRQVKSILKLSPSTRRLASVIPGFVYIPKWMLAAAGNKF